The following coding sequences lie in one Bacteroidota bacterium genomic window:
- a CDS encoding energy transducer TonB: protein MSKKPRKQNFIQLPKVTGGRKTFATFLQEHMVYPHEALQHGIEGNVLVEYEVDDNGIVFDARVIKGLGYGLDEEALRLIRLLRFEKVKNRGMRLRSKGKTNIPFRLPASMVYSVVPSDKNKPSDNQNTTKSNTGSQGTITYTIEF from the coding sequence ATGTCGAAAAAGCCACGCAAACAAAATTTTATTCAGCTGCCCAAAGTTACAGGTGGGCGCAAAACTTTTGCCACTTTTCTGCAGGAGCATATGGTCTATCCCCATGAAGCCCTGCAACATGGCATTGAAGGAAATGTGCTGGTGGAATACGAGGTGGACGACAATGGCATTGTGTTTGACGCACGTGTGATCAAAGGTCTGGGGTACGGACTCGACGAAGAAGCCCTGAGGCTTATCCGCCTGCTACGTTTCGAAAAAGTGAAAAACAGGGGCATGCGCCTGCGGTCGAAAGGGAAAACAAACATCCCTTTCCGCCTGCCTGCTTCCATGGTTTATTCTGTAGTGCCTTCAGACAAAAACAAACCCTCTGACAATCAAAATACTACGAAGTCAAACACTGGATCGCAGGGCACTATTACCTACACCATCGAATTTTGA
- a CDS encoding sulfurtransferase: MKKLFFLFLLASSVLRLAAQDLISADELAKQLKNPDFVVVSAEVETEYAKVHINGAVNVSYKAFFKPGEIEGLLIPVEQAAKILGENGISEKKTIVLYDEGSMKYSGRLYFILKYLGAPNVKILEGGMEAWKAGRKPVTKNPTIVAKTTFTPKVNPALMASVEEAKKAAAAADMVLVDVREAGEFKGVENKSTGHLPGAVNMDHTTLLNDKHMLKSKAELEKMFAEKGITKDKTIILYCSTGVRAGKTYFVLTSVLGYPKVKVYDGGYNEWKAMGNQIVK, encoded by the coding sequence ATGAAAAAACTGTTTTTTCTTTTCCTTCTGGCCAGCTCGGTACTTAGATTAGCTGCACAGGATCTCATCAGTGCGGATGAACTGGCCAAACAGCTCAAAAACCCCGATTTTGTTGTGGTTTCGGCCGAGGTTGAGACAGAATACGCAAAAGTCCACATCAATGGAGCTGTTAACGTATCCTACAAAGCTTTCTTTAAACCCGGCGAGATCGAAGGTTTGCTCATCCCAGTGGAGCAGGCTGCAAAAATCCTGGGCGAGAACGGCATCAGCGAAAAGAAGACCATTGTGTTGTACGATGAGGGCTCAATGAAATACAGCGGTCGTTTGTATTTCATACTGAAGTACTTAGGTGCTCCCAATGTGAAGATTCTCGAAGGCGGCATGGAAGCCTGGAAAGCCGGACGCAAACCGGTGACAAAGAATCCTACCATTGTGGCCAAGACCACCTTTACACCCAAGGTAAATCCGGCATTGATGGCCTCAGTTGAGGAAGCAAAGAAAGCCGCAGCAGCCGCTGACATGGTGCTGGTTGACGTTCGCGAAGCTGGCGAATTTAAAGGTGTAGAGAACAAAAGTACAGGACACCTGCCCGGTGCAGTCAATATGGATCACACTACCCTGCTCAACGACAAGCACATGCTGAAAAGCAAGGCCGAACTTGAGAAAATGTTTGCCGAGAAAGGGATCACAAAAGACAAGACCATCATTCTGTATTGCTCCACCGGAGTACGTGCGGGCAAGACCTATTTTGTGTTAACCAGCGTGCTGGGCTATCCGAAAGTCAAAGTTTACGACGGAGGCTATAATGAATGGAAGGCCATGGGAAACCAGATAGTTAAGTAG
- a CDS encoding rhodanese-like domain-containing protein: MKTFKLIILLAAAMLIGAACSKQEQFKSADEMVARATKVVKLMTPQQLHDMMEAGEETYILIDVRQEKEHYYGYIPGSIVLPRGSLEFNIADPEFWENEGMYLPEKTDKIIVYCKKGQRGILAAETLGKLGYKNVYALEGGWKNWELTYPDLIEKDLDKLGGHSSAPASSGGC; encoded by the coding sequence ATGAAAACATTTAAACTGATCATTCTTTTAGCTGCCGCAATGCTCATCGGTGCTGCCTGCTCAAAACAGGAACAATTTAAGTCGGCCGACGAAATGGTGGCCAGGGCTACCAAAGTGGTAAAACTGATGACGCCGCAACAGCTGCACGACATGATGGAGGCCGGTGAGGAAACCTATATCCTGATTGACGTGCGCCAGGAAAAGGAGCATTACTACGGCTATATTCCCGGATCGATAGTGCTTCCGCGCGGCAGCCTGGAGTTTAACATAGCCGACCCGGAGTTTTGGGAAAACGAAGGCATGTACCTTCCTGAAAAGACCGACAAGATTATTGTTTACTGCAAGAAAGGGCAGCGTGGTATCCTGGCAGCCGAAACCCTTGGCAAGCTGGGTTACAAAAACGTTTACGCCCTCGAGGGTGGCTGGAAAAACTGGGAACTCACCTATCCCGATCTCATCGAAAAAGACCTCGACAAGCTTGGCGGCCACAGCAGCGCTCCGGCTTCGTCGGGAGGATGTTAA
- a CDS encoding cytochrome b/b6 domain-containing protein, giving the protein MKYKKHYLYLKFERFWHWTQMLLVMLLTLTGFEIHGSFTLLGFENSVRIHNAAAWSFMGLAVVSIFWMIVTNQYINFIPTRKKLKEQVRYYTSGMFKGMPHPTHKELYNKLNPLQRLTYAGLLFLIFPVQILTGLAYMYFGYPENPVDADGLFIAVLLHTLGAFLVVAFVIVHVYMTTTGNTITSNLKAMISGYEKEVAKQQEKAALAGEGENAEI; this is encoded by the coding sequence ATGAAATACAAGAAACATTACCTCTACCTGAAATTTGAGCGCTTCTGGCATTGGACACAAATGCTGCTGGTCATGTTGCTCACCCTCACAGGATTTGAGATCCACGGCAGTTTTACGCTGCTGGGGTTTGAAAATTCGGTCAGAATTCACAATGCTGCTGCCTGGTCGTTTATGGGCCTGGCTGTGGTATCCATCTTCTGGATGATTGTCACCAATCAATACATCAATTTTATTCCCACCAGAAAGAAGCTCAAAGAACAGGTGCGCTATTACACTTCCGGAATGTTTAAGGGCATGCCCCATCCGACGCATAAGGAACTCTACAACAAACTGAATCCCCTTCAGCGACTCACCTACGCCGGATTGCTGTTCCTGATTTTCCCGGTGCAGATTCTTACGGGCCTGGCATATATGTATTTCGGCTATCCGGAAAATCCGGTGGATGCGGACGGTCTGTTTATCGCCGTGCTGCTGCACACACTTGGTGCATTCCTGGTGGTTGCTTTTGTGATTGTGCACGTTTATATGACCACCACAGGCAATACAATCACATCGAACCTGAAGGCCATGATTTCGGGCTATGAAAAGGAGGTTGCAAAACAACAAGAAAAGGCAGCCCTGGCTGGCGAAGGTGAAAATGCAGAAATATAA
- a CDS encoding tetrathionate reductase family octaheme c-type cytochrome, with translation MKSLLEKLTSFLVVFVLPVLVIYFTIHFGLKRNDPPKVEVELRSQQQPKVDHSEFAILQQEFTDPRKVTEACLSCHNKRDDELMISTHWLWEREVELPGKGLVKIGKKHINNNFCTGPIGNNGSCMRCHIGYGWEDNTFDFSNPNNIDCLVCHDKTDTYFKQKGMAGWPATPETANAEFKVPDYNYVAQHVGHPDRSNCGVCHFYGGGGNNVKHGDLEEALNNTTRKVDVHMGVDGPDMTCIDCHITERHNIKGRSYSVSASNDNRISCENCHTSTPHNDKILDFHYNKVACQTCHIPVYAKVNATVMYWDWSKAGRKDEHGNAIKEYDADHNYSYLSIKGRFVYDDHVKPDYLWFNGLANHNIMDDSITSIPVQINTLYGEYRDPNSKIWPVKIHRGKQAYDPVTGKLITMKLFAHNKGEGAFWEDLEWEPAIRLGMEAYGREWSGEYDFVETEVYWPLNHMVSVKEETLSCTDCHTRSEKGRLAKLNDFYLPGRDYSKAIDYSGIAIILLSVVGVVFHSIKRIF, from the coding sequence ATGAAGTCACTACTCGAAAAACTCACATCCTTTCTGGTGGTCTTTGTGTTGCCTGTGCTTGTGATTTACTTCACAATTCACTTTGGCCTCAAGCGCAACGATCCACCAAAAGTAGAAGTAGAACTCAGGTCGCAGCAGCAACCAAAAGTTGACCACAGCGAATTTGCCATTTTGCAGCAGGAGTTTACCGACCCCCGCAAGGTTACGGAAGCCTGTCTGAGTTGCCACAACAAACGCGACGACGAGCTGATGATCAGCACCCACTGGCTCTGGGAGCGCGAAGTTGAGCTGCCTGGCAAAGGACTGGTGAAGATTGGCAAGAAGCATATCAACAACAACTTTTGCACCGGTCCGATTGGCAACAACGGGTCGTGCATGCGTTGTCATATTGGTTATGGCTGGGAAGACAACACTTTCGACTTCAGCAACCCCAACAACATCGACTGCCTGGTATGCCACGATAAGACCGACACCTATTTTAAACAAAAAGGCATGGCAGGTTGGCCGGCCACTCCCGAAACGGCAAATGCGGAGTTCAAGGTACCGGACTATAACTATGTGGCGCAGCATGTGGGCCATCCCGACAGAAGCAATTGCGGGGTCTGCCACTTTTATGGTGGTGGTGGCAACAATGTGAAGCACGGCGACCTGGAGGAAGCCCTGAACAATACCACGCGCAAGGTGGATGTGCACATGGGTGTGGACGGGCCTGACATGACCTGTATTGATTGCCACATCACCGAAAGGCACAACATCAAGGGCCGTTCGTATTCAGTTTCGGCCAGCAACGACAACCGCATCAGCTGCGAAAATTGCCACACATCCACCCCACACAACGACAAAATACTTGATTTTCACTATAATAAAGTAGCCTGTCAGACCTGCCACATCCCTGTTTATGCAAAAGTGAATGCTACGGTAATGTACTGGGATTGGAGCAAGGCAGGACGCAAAGACGAACATGGCAATGCCATAAAGGAATATGATGCCGATCACAACTACAGTTACCTGTCAATCAAAGGACGTTTTGTTTATGACGATCACGTGAAGCCCGACTATCTGTGGTTTAACGGATTGGCCAACCACAACATCATGGACGACAGCATCACAAGCATTCCGGTACAGATCAATACCTTATATGGGGAGTATCGCGATCCGAACTCAAAAATCTGGCCGGTGAAGATCCATCGCGGAAAGCAGGCCTACGACCCGGTAACCGGCAAGCTAATCACAATGAAGCTATTTGCGCACAACAAAGGTGAAGGCGCATTTTGGGAAGACCTGGAGTGGGAACCTGCCATCAGGCTTGGCATGGAAGCATACGGGCGCGAGTGGAGCGGTGAATACGACTTTGTGGAAACGGAGGTTTACTGGCCACTTAACCATATGGTGAGTGTGAAAGAAGAAACACTGAGTTGCACCGATTGCCACACCCGCTCCGAAAAAGGACGCCTGGCCAAACTGAACGACTTCTACCTGCCCGGCAGAGATTATTCAAAAGCCATTGATTACTCGGGCATTGCCATCATCCTTTTGTCGGTCGTCGGTGTGGTGTTTCACTCCATCAAGCGTATATTCTGA
- a CDS encoding Crp/Fnr family transcriptional regulator: MNSTKTLQNTGASCSIGSTSLDCINVLTPDELNLLQQHTVDVRYAKGEMLCKQGTFAAHIMILNNGLLKSFIESGNESLILQIFAPVSVVGLASLYEGSNVFHHSVQAYLDSDVSLIEINALRELIKSNGNFASKIISIIAEQKIITSGRFYCLTKKQTYGRFADVLLCLANRIYKTQKIPVQLSRRDFAELSGMSVETIARILTKFKTDGLIELTNDYIEILDYETLALISQKG, encoded by the coding sequence ATGAACTCTACGAAAACGCTTCAAAATACGGGTGCCAGCTGTTCAATCGGTTCCACCTCGCTCGATTGTATCAATGTGCTCACACCCGACGAGCTAAACCTGCTGCAGCAGCACACCGTGGATGTGCGTTACGCAAAAGGCGAAATGCTTTGCAAACAGGGCACCTTTGCAGCCCACATCATGATTCTGAATAACGGCCTTTTGAAAAGTTTCATAGAGAGCGGCAACGAAAGCCTGATACTGCAAATATTTGCTCCGGTGAGTGTGGTCGGCCTTGCCAGCCTCTACGAGGGCAGCAATGTGTTTCATCATTCCGTGCAGGCTTACCTGGACAGCGATGTAAGCCTGATTGAGATCAATGCATTACGCGAACTCATAAAAAGCAACGGGAACTTTGCCAGCAAAATCATCAGCATCATCGCCGAACAAAAAATTATAACCTCCGGCCGTTTCTATTGCCTCACCAAAAAACAAACTTATGGCAGATTCGCCGATGTGTTGCTCTGCCTTGCAAACCGGATATACAAGACCCAGAAAATCCCCGTTCAGCTCTCCCGGCGCGATTTTGCCGAACTCAGCGGCATGTCGGTCGAAACAATAGCCCGTATTCTTACCAAATTCAAAACCGATGGCCTGATCGAGCTGACCAACGACTACATCGAAATACTCGATTACGAAACCCTGGCTCTGATCAGCCAAAAAGGTTGA
- a CDS encoding MBL fold metallo-hydrolase, with protein sequence MDLFSELYAIEFCSFASGSSGNCYYVGHGEGALLIDVGISARRIGKYLTEIGRNAWQIEGILLTHNHIDHISGLEALVSKHSYYIYATPQVAAAVQAEAKPDSCLKDAFKVIEPGKSFWLAGFNITPFEVSHDTAGAVGFYLRNGSSSLAFATDLGHIGPQAAGWLPQAEILILEANYDSHMLETGPYPAYLRQRISSMHGHLGNHQAAGFVAKHCRTKLRHLFLAHLSKENNHPEKAIHAFEQAFEQHDFDRKSLETLVCLERNKRSTLFRFSPKM encoded by the coding sequence TTGGACTTGTTCAGCGAACTGTATGCGATTGAATTTTGCAGCTTTGCCAGCGGCAGCAGTGGAAATTGTTACTATGTAGGGCATGGTGAAGGCGCCTTGTTGATCGATGTTGGCATTAGCGCACGACGCATCGGGAAATACCTGACTGAGATCGGACGCAACGCATGGCAAATTGAAGGTATACTATTGACCCACAATCACATAGACCACATATCCGGGCTTGAAGCCCTTGTGAGCAAGCACTCCTATTATATATACGCCACCCCACAGGTGGCGGCTGCTGTGCAAGCAGAGGCGAAACCAGATTCATGCCTGAAGGATGCATTCAAAGTGATTGAGCCCGGGAAAAGCTTCTGGCTTGCAGGTTTCAACATCACTCCGTTTGAAGTATCGCACGACACTGCAGGTGCGGTTGGTTTTTATCTCCGCAACGGGAGCAGCAGTCTGGCTTTTGCCACCGACCTTGGTCATATTGGTCCGCAGGCTGCAGGCTGGCTACCTCAGGCTGAAATTTTGATCCTTGAAGCAAACTACGACAGCCATATGCTGGAAACCGGGCCATATCCGGCTTACCTTAGGCAACGCATCAGCAGCATGCACGGACATTTGGGGAACCACCAGGCAGCCGGGTTTGTGGCCAAACATTGCCGCACGAAGCTCAGGCATTTGTTTCTGGCCCATCTGAGTAAAGAAAACAACCATCCGGAAAAAGCAATCCACGCTTTCGAGCAGGCATTTGAGCAACACGACTTCGACCGAAAAAGCCTGGAGACCCTGGTATGCCTCGAACGCAACAAGCGGTCAACGCTGTTTAGATTCTCCCCGAAAATGTAG
- a CDS encoding agmatinase family protein has protein sequence MILPGFDPNAPAAHDAGIFGLPFTEEDAGIVIIPVNWELTVSYGSGTFAGPDAIKEASMQVDLYHHDFPELWKKGIWMDEFPKHFKVLHTGLRKDARTIIEALEEGVNVLEKQKYREMYERIRRANEDVRTWLANRVDWWKKRGKIVGVVGGDHSTPLGYHHYLSGKVDYGVLHVDAHLDLREAYEGFKYSHASIFYNALQYDSLKRLVSVGIRDYCEEEALRVASQPERIRVFFDRDLRRRMFEGQSWKSLVDEVVAHLPENVYISVDIDGLDPKLCPNTGTPVPGGLQYEELIYLLNAVMAAGKKIVGFDLCEVAPGPDDQWDGNVGARVLFQLCGIAAANPAQFT, from the coding sequence ATGATCTTACCAGGTTTCGATCCCAATGCACCGGCTGCCCACGATGCCGGAATTTTCGGCCTCCCTTTCACCGAGGAGGACGCCGGCATCGTAATCATTCCCGTAAACTGGGAACTTACAGTGAGTTATGGCTCAGGCACATTCGCCGGTCCGGATGCCATCAAGGAAGCTTCTATGCAGGTTGACCTGTATCATCACGACTTTCCCGAGCTGTGGAAAAAAGGCATCTGGATGGATGAGTTTCCCAAACATTTCAAAGTGCTGCATACCGGATTGCGCAAAGATGCACGCACCATCATCGAGGCACTGGAGGAGGGAGTGAATGTGCTCGAAAAGCAGAAGTACCGCGAGATGTACGAACGCATACGCCGCGCCAACGAAGATGTGCGTACCTGGCTTGCAAACCGTGTGGACTGGTGGAAAAAAAGAGGAAAAATTGTGGGTGTGGTTGGTGGCGACCACAGCACCCCCCTGGGATACCATCATTATCTGTCGGGAAAAGTTGATTATGGTGTGCTGCATGTCGATGCCCACCTTGACCTTCGCGAGGCCTACGAAGGTTTCAAGTATTCGCACGCTTCCATCTTTTACAATGCCTTGCAATACGATAGCCTGAAGCGCTTGGTTTCGGTGGGCATTCGCGACTATTGCGAAGAAGAGGCCCTGCGCGTGGCCAGCCAGCCCGAGCGTATCAGGGTGTTTTTCGACCGCGACCTGCGCCGCCGGATGTTCGAAGGACAAAGCTGGAAATCCTTGGTCGATGAAGTGGTCGCTCATTTGCCGGAAAATGTGTACATCTCGGTGGATATTGATGGCCTCGATCCCAAACTTTGCCCAAATACAGGAACTCCTGTGCCGGGAGGCCTGCAATATGAGGAACTGATCTATCTGCTCAACGCAGTTATGGCTGCCGGAAAAAAAATCGTAGGCTTCGACTTGTGTGAGGTTGCTCCCGGCCCGGACGACCAATGGGATGGCAATGTGGGCGCCCGCGTGCTGTTTCAGCTTTGTGGCATTGCAGCAGCCAACCCGGCCCAATTCACCTGA
- a CDS encoding acylphosphatase — MSTKAVALRIYGRVQGVGFRYYTERQARSLGVSGFVQNKPDGSVYAEAEGEPGAVDAFVEWCRRGPQWARVTKMEISELPPLGRIGFSIR; from the coding sequence ATGAGTACAAAAGCAGTCGCCTTACGGATTTATGGACGAGTGCAGGGTGTTGGTTTCAGGTATTACACCGAGCGTCAGGCCAGGAGCCTGGGTGTCAGTGGTTTTGTTCAGAACAAGCCGGATGGCAGTGTGTATGCGGAGGCCGAAGGTGAGCCCGGGGCTGTTGACGCATTCGTTGAATGGTGCCGTCGGGGGCCACAGTGGGCAAGAGTAACAAAAATGGAAATCAGCGAATTACCCCCGCTGGGCAGAATAGGATTCAGCATCAGGTGA